The stretch of DNA CCGCCATAGGTGAGGCTGCCGGGAAGAGGTTGCGGATCCCCGGCGCTGGCGCAGGCCGAGAGAGCGAAGAGAACGGCAATGAGCGCGTATTTCATTCGGACTTCTCCTCGGGCAGGCGCAGCGGCCTGAGCGACGTCGATTTCCTCTTATAACACGCAGCCTTGATGCTGTTCAGAACGCAGCCTTGCTGCTGTCGAAGTTTTTGCGTCGCTCCTCCGCCCGCGAGAGCGCGCTGGCGATCCTCTCATCGGTGAAGGGCTTGGAGATCACATCGAGCGCGCCTTCGATACCGTGGCCGACATTCTCGGGACTGCCGGTCACGAAGATCACGTCAACCCCATGGCGGTCGATCAGCCGCCGCGCGAGCTGGGAGCCGCTCAGCCCATCGGAGAGACTGAGATCGACGAGCGCGACATCGCTTCTTTTTGCGTGGGCGAGAGCCTGCTCCACCGTCGATACCGGCCCGATAGTCTGGTGTCCTGCCTCTTGCGCAATGCGTTCGAGCTCCAGAGCGATAAAATTCTCATCTTCGACGATCATTACCTTCATGAATAAGCCTCCTCCTAGACGGGATGTCGGTCGCACTGCCGGTAGCGGGTAAAACGCAACCGACCCCGGAATGTTTCCACCTTGAGAAGAATATGTTGGCAACCGGCAAAGTATTAATTTGACTTCGGGATGTCAGGTGCTCCATGGCCCTTCGGCCATGCGGACAGCCACTTTTCATACTCTTCGACGGACAAGGCCATCGTCCCCAAAGCGAAGGACCGCCTTTCGAAATCACCCGCGTGGAATGGTTGAGGTTCAAGGGCCATCCTGACCAGCGACATTACTCCGCCCGCGCAAACAACTCCCGGTCCCGGGCGCGGATGGGGTCGGTCCAGTCGCGTTCGAACCAGGGCGTGCCGCCGGGCTGAGGCGGGTGTTTGAGCTCCAGCGGACGGGCCGGGCCGTTGCTCGCTTCGGAGGCGACGCGGAAGATATAGTGGTCGTACATCCTGAGCGCCTCGATCATGTAGCTGGTCGCAACCGTTCGGTCGCGCACGACGACGAGGTTCTCGCCGTTCTCATCATCGGCGGGTTCGGAGAAATTGTAGGAGCCGAGATAGACCCGCGCCGTCGGCTTGTCGAAGTCGAGCACGACGAACTTGTGATGCATCCGCGTGCCGCGCTGTTTGCCGTCGATGCCTGACAGGCCCGAGGGTTCGGTCACGAAGGGCGGCGGCACGTTGCCCGTCAACGCCGCCGACCGTACCACCCGCCGACGGTTGTCAGGAGTGAGCACGGTCAGGCCCAGATTGCCGGCCCGCACCTCGGCATCGGCAATGCCCATCACATGCATATCGGGGCGCTCCAGGGCGCGCCCCAATGCCGGGCCGATCGCCCCCTTGGTCATCTGGCCGAGAAAGGCGAGCGAGAAGAACACGCTGGACCGCGCGGTATCGATATCTGCGCCGATCTCGTCCAGCCGGCCATTGGCGTCGCTGTGCGGAGAGAAAGCGACCTTGGCGTCGACGCCGTCAAGGCCGAGATCGATCCAGCCGGCAGAACTTGGCGAGGCGCGGAAATGGTCGGCGCGCTTGGCGGTAAAATAGCTCTCGAAGGCGGTGAAATAATCCTCGATCGCCTTGTCGCTGTGGACGGCCAGGCTGTTGTTCGACTGTACATAGAGCCCGCGCCAGCTGAGATTGGTCGAACCGTAAAGCACGGTCGAGATGCCGCCGCCGCTGACCGCGATCGATTCCTGATGCTGCAGGTTGGCCATATGCTGGCGCTTGACGTTGGCAGCACCCGCCGAGGCGATCAGCCGCTCCGCCGCCCTTGTCTCCGGCGAATTCGGGCGACCATGGCCCTTGGTGCTGGCGCTGTCGTCGATGATGATCTTGAGCTTCGGCCCCAGCGCTTCCAGCCGGGTGACCACCTCGGGCAGGTTGAGGTCATAGGCGATGGCGCGCACTTCGGCGCCGGCAGCGTGCGCCCTGTCGAGCAGATCGAGCGTTTCGGCCCGCGCCTCGAAGCCCATCCAGGCGAGCGCCCGCTCGGCATCGGCATGGGTCGGCACGAAGTCCAGTCCCTGGTCGCCATCCGGTGGCACCAGCGTGATGATGGGTCCGCCGGCGGCAAAATTGCGCACGAAGGCCTGCGACGAGACGAAGCCACGGGTGAAGGCGACGTTGAGCTTGCCGGGAATGGTCTCTCGCATCAGCGCCAGTTCCGCCTCCTGCGCCTCGCCCGATGTCAGCGCGCCCGCGGCATCCATGAACTTTGGCGTGACGCGGTAGGTGAACTTGCCGGGCAGATCGGCATTGAAGGGAAAATGCACCCATCGGAACTTCTGGATCGGCGCTTCCGTGGTGCGGATGCCATCTTCGGGAACCAGTTGGCCGGGAAAGCCGATGCGGTTATGCACCGTCTTGAAGAAATCAGTATCCGGCTCACGATACTGGATGGCGAAACCAACGAAATCGGCAGGCGGCCGGCCATTCTTCCAGTCCATGCCGATCAGCACCATGCCGTCGCCGCGATGGATGGTCAGCGCAAAAAGCGCAGCCGCATTCCCGCCGGTCACACGAAAATCCGTATCCATGCCCGCCTCCCCTGGAAATCGGGCGAAATCTAGCACGGTTCCGTGACAGTAAGGAGATATGTCGGTGAAATTTTGCGCGCAGAAGGTGCAGGGAAGAGGCGGTATGGCGCAAGCGCGTTCGGGGACGTTGCCCCTGTCGCACAGTCGTCAATCGTTGGCTCGATCGTCGACGACCGGCGCTGCCTTGAAAGGAAATCTGCGGTTCGCCAGACTTTCATGCGGACCGCCGTATCCTCCTGCCGCGAGGACGGAGGATCCGGCCGAACCGACCCTACGGTTTCTCGTTTGCGCTCTCGGCCCGGAACGCCGCCTCGCCGGCATCGGAGACCTCGACCCATTTCTTGTCGGGCTCGGCGTCCGGCACATAGCTGTCGTGCCAGTTCCACCACTTGTAGGTCGGGGTCTGCGGATAGCCCGCGGGCGATTCCTCCCAGACTTCCTGGCGGCCGAGCGGCGTGATGTCGAGGTAGTTCCAGGTGCCGCCCATCTGCTCGTCGCCGCGGTTGTTGATGAAATAGGTGCGGAAGATGCGCTCGCCGTCGCGGTAGAATACGTTGGTGCCGTGCCACTCGTCGACGCCGAAGTCCTTGTCGAAGCTGTCGGTGATCGTGACCCACGGCATCGTCCAGCCCATCCGCGCCTTCAGCCGTGCAATGTCGGCCTGCGGCGCACGCGAGGCAAAGACCAGCGTCGTGTCGCGGGCGTTGAGATGGGCGACATGGGCGACCTGATCGGCCACCATCGAGCAGCCGCGGCAGGCATGGTCGGGCCAGCCGAACACGCCAGGCTCGTAAAACGCGCGGTAGAGGATGAGCTGATGTCTGTTATCGAACAGGTCGAGCAGACTGACTTTGCCCTGAGGCCCCTCAAACGCATAGGCCTTCTCCACCGCCATCCACGGCATGCGTCGGCGCTCGGCGGCGAGTGCGTCGCGGGCGCGGGTCTCAGCCTTTTCCTTGACGAGCAACTGCGCGCGGGCCGCCTCCCAGGTCTGCGGCGACACGACCGGCGGTTTGCGCATGGCTTGTCCGCTTTTCCCATTCTCGGCTGAAGCAGTCATGGCTTTCAATCTCCTCATTGGGGCGATTTCCCAGGCTTGGAAGCCCGGTTCATCGCGCATTGGTCTGAGATAGTTTCGCATCGGAAATCGAACAGGGGGAGTAACAAGTGTGACCGTATTCCCTGGAACCCGCCGGTCGCAGCCTTGGTGCGCGAGTGGTCTTGGCCGGGAGCGCGTCCATTAGCGTAATCTTGTTTACGAATTGCACACGTGCTACAACACCACAAAACGGCGCATACGAACCCTGATCAAACCGAGATCGTGCCCGTGAATGTTTTTATCGCGACTGTTGCTGCGCTTGTCATTGGCGTCATCCCATCGTGGGCAGGTCCTTTGCACGAAGCGGCCAAGGATGGCGATATCGCCCGCGTCACACAGTTGCTGGACCACGGCTCCGATCTGTCGGAGCTCGATGAGGCGGGCGAGCCGGCGCTGATTATCGCGTCATTGGCCGGCCATGCCGATGTCGTCGTTCTTTTGCTGGATCGCGGCGCCGACATCGAAGTTCGCAACAAGGGTGGGCTGACGGCACTGCATGCAGCAGCCTATGGAGGAAATCTGGAGGTGGTGAAACGGCTTGTCGCCGAGGGAGCTGATGTCAACGACAGGAAGAATTTCTATCAGATGTCGCCGCTGCACGGCGCCGCCGAAGAGGGCCGCACCGACGTGGTCGCTTTTCTGCTGACGAAGAGCGCGGATGTCGAAGCGACGGAAAGAAACGGGTACACGCCTCTCACTCAAGCCGGGTGGCGGGCGCATTGGGATACGGCCAAATTACTCATGGAAGCCGGTGCTGTTTGCCAGAAAGCCGAGCTTGTGGGCGAACCGCTCTACAAGGAATGCACCAAACGGCAATAGCATTTCGCTTGAGGTAACAGACCGCGTCCAGGAATGGAGCTTGTTATGTCTTATCATGCGCGAAAATCCGGAAAGCGAATGGGCGTGGCTGTTGGCGCTGCGGTCATGCTGCTTTCCTTGCTTCAGCCTGCGGGGGCCGAGGAACTCGTCAATACCGGCTATTTCGGCGATGTCGCGATCAAGGGTTACGACCCGGTCGCCTATTTCACTGAAAACCAGGCCGTCGAAGGATCCGAGACATATTCCCACCACTGGCTTGGCGCGACTTGGTATTTCGCCAGCGCTAGAAATCGCGACCTCTTCAAGGGCGATCCGTCCAAATATGCGCCGCAATATGGCGGCTATTGCGCCGACGGCGTGTCTTTCGGGACAGTGACCACCAATATCGATCCGAAAGCCTGGCGGATCATCGATGGCAAACTGTACCTGAGCTATGACCCCGGCGCGGCCGAAGGCATGGAGAAAAATCCGACCAAGGTGACCGACTCGAAGAAGCATTGGTCCGAAGTTCAGCAGACGCTGATTTCGGAGAAGATGCACACCGTCTGGCAGCAGCCGGATACGAAATGAAGCCGCAACGCCCGACCCGTCAGGGTGTGGGTGAAAAGAACGTCAAGGCGCGCGGCGTGACATGGACGTATGGCCTGTCGCGCTGTTCACCTGACGTGTTGCGGTAAACATATCCGCACACCATCCGGTCGAGAAAATAGCCGTCGAATTTTTCGCAGAGACTGTCGCCTCGCACCTCGGCGATACCGGTGATGTTGGTATTGGCACTGCGATAGGCAGTGTTTCCAGCCTTGTCGAAAAACTGGGTGAAATCCGTGCCGTTCTTGTGCTTGCCGGTCCAGCTCTTGCCGTCGACGAGATTGCGCAGGTCTGCCTCGCCGAGCCTGTCGGCTTGATTGCCTGTAAAACCGAAGGGCCATTCGGGAATGCCGGCCTTGCGCAATGCGGCCAGATGGCGCTGCAGATCGCCGTCCCGCCAGTAGTCATAGAGATAGCCGTAATAGGTGAGATTGCTTTCCGGGAAGAGCTCCAGCAGCTTTGCCGTCTCCGCTGCAGCCTTGGTTTCATTGCCCTGGTCGGCATAGGCCGCCGCCAGGTATTCGCGTGCCGGCTCGACCTTCGGCAGGCTGTCGAGCGTCGGCTCTATCAGCGAGATCGCGCGCTGATCATCGCCCGCGGTATAAAACACGATCCCCGCCAGCAGTTGAAAGCTCGACGCCGGCGAAGGGTCGAGCCGCAAAGCCTTTTCCATCTCCGTGATCGCCTGCCCGCTGCTTCCGGTGTGGACCAGAATGAGAGCGAGATTGGCGGCGGCCTCCGCATCGTTCGGCTCCATCGCAACCGCCATGTTGGCGGAATTTTTGGCCTCCGTCTCGCGTCCATCCACCCATTGCAGCAGGGCAAGCACCGTGTGCGCCCTGGCATTGTTGGGATCCAGCTTGAGAGCTTGCCCGGCGGCGTCATAGGCGATCTTGCGGGCGACGGCGGCCGACCAGAGGTAATTATAGTCGTTGCGCCAGACATCGACGGCGACGCGGGCGATTCCCGCATGGGCATTGGCAAAGCCCGGATCGAGATCGATCGCCTTGTGGTAGAAGGACAGCGTCCGGCGATAGGTGTCGACATCCCTCAAGATGAAGCCTTCCTGCTCGGCCCGCATGTAATAATCGTAGGCTTCGAGATTTTCGGTCGGGATCCGGGCCAGTTGGTCGCGCTCGCGCGCGCTGAGCTTGACCGACAGGGCCGAGATGATCTTGCCGATCACATCGTCCTGAACGGCAAAGAGGTCGGCATATTGGCGATCGTAGCGCTCGGCCCAAAGCGACAGGCCGGTGACTGCGTCGATCAGCTTGACATTGATCCGCAGCCGCGGCCCGGCGCGCTGCAAGGTTCCTTCGAGCACATATTTCACGCCGAGTTCGGCGGCCACGTCCTGGATCTTGCCGACGGAGCCCTGGATGGCGAAGACCGAGTGGCGGGCGATGACGAAGAGGCCTGATACTTTGGACAATTCGGTGATCAGATCGTCCGTCAAACCCTCTGCGAGATGGTCGTGCTCGCTGTCGCCGCTGACATTGATGAATGGCAGAACCGCGACAGAGGGCCTGTCCGGCAACGGATAGGCGAAACGTTCGGCAGGCCCCGGCGGTTCTGCCGGCATCCACGGCTGCCACCAGAGTCCTGCGCCCGCAAGAGCAAGGACAACGGCCGCTGCGATGCCTGCAACGAGGCGGCGTCTCGGCAGGCGCCTCCGGCTTGTGAGGGTTTTACCGGCAGAAGTGGGGTCAAGCAGGACGCGATAGACCCGGACCGGTTCGGTGATGCTCTTCAACCGCTGTTCGCCAAGCGAAGCAAAACCGACCGGGACTTTCGATTTCACCTGGTCGTATGTCGTGCCCGATATGGCGATGCCGCCCGGTTCGGCCAGCGCCTGTATTCGATCGGCGACATTGACGCCGTCGCCCTGGATGTCTTCGCCCTCGACGATGATATCGCCGAGATTGATGCCGATCCGGAACTCGAGCCGATGCTCCGGCAGTGCCGCGGCACTCTGCGTCGCTTTCAGTTGCTGAACCTCCACCGCGCAGCGCAAGGCATCGACGACACTCTGAAATTCGACCAGCAGACCATCGCCCATGGTTTTGACCAGCCGGCCATGGTGACGCGCAATCGCCGGCTCGAAGACATCGTTCTGGTCCGCCTGAAAACGCGCACGGGTGCCCTCTTCGTCGATCTGGCTCAATCGACTGTAACCGGCGACATCAGCGATCAGGATTGCTGCAAGACGGCGCTCCATCCCCGGTCTTTCCTGGAGAGCGAATGTATTACTAAAAATATTCTACAGTATGTCCTGCCGCGATGCTATCGTCGGCGCTCGCGATATTCAACTTAGCGATGCTGTCGATCACACAGATAAAGCAGACGTCTGCCGCCTGCCACGGCGGTGTGATCGATACTGGCGAATTCATCCGCCTTTTCCCGATCCCGGTCGGTTTCGGGCCCGAGCGGGCACAGAATTACTGCACGCCGAGGCTGTTCAATTCACCCTTCGCGCCGTCATATTCCATGTATGTCGTGGGGCAGGAGGACAAGGCGGCCTCGAAACGTCGGCGCGCCTCCTGGGTGTTGCCGCCCAACAGATACCATTCGCCATTGTAAAATGTGGCCTCGCAACGCTGGTTGCTATCGGCCGCCTTCGCCATCAGTTCATCTGGTTTCAAATCGCCGAGAAAGAGACTGAAAACGGGATAGGGCCATGTTCCCTGGTCGGTTTTACTGGCCGCGATCTTGAGATCGGCGATTGCCTTTGTATCATTGCCCCGGCTTTGAGCCATAAAGCGCCAGAGATGATAATAGGGAGCCGTCGGGGGATTCTCGGTTGTCCTAATGGCGAACCCTGTCGCGGCTTGCTCGTACTTTCCTGCGAAATAGTTCGCCATGGGGTCATTGACGATGAATTGACGTGTATTGCTGATCGGCCAAAGCGATGCCGCCGCTATAATAACGAACAGAGTGCTGAAGGCTGTCGCCGCCGCGCCGAAACGAGGCGTCGGGCGTTCTCTCGGCCAGAAAGCCAACAGCAGCGACGATAGCGCGGCCCCGATCAAGGCGCCGCCGAAATGTCCGGCATAATCGATGTTCTCACCGCCTCTTGCTGCCGAAAGGAATGGCAGCAGGGAGGGAATGAGAATTTGAGCTGCCCCGATCCGCAGGGTATCTGCAATCGGCCCTGAGCGGAAACGGAAGCTGGCAGCGATCACGGCTGCAAAAAGACCGACAATCCCGCCGGAGGCGCCGACCCCGATCGTGTTCGGCGCATTGATCCACACCGATGCGACAGACCCGCCAAGCGCGCTTGCGAAAAAAATCGCTGCAAACCAGCGCCAGCCGATCAGCCGTTCAAAGAGCCCTCCTGCGAACCATAAGGAAACGCAATTGAACGCGAGATGGAGGATACCTCCATGCATGAAGGGTGCGGTAAACAGCCGCCACCATTGACCATGCTCGACAATGCTTTGACGAAACGTCCCACCGAGGACGAAGAGAGTCCAATTGGTGGGAGTGCCGGCGACGGGCGGCTCGAGACCGAAGGTTAGTTCGCCGGCATAGACCGCAATCAGAGTGGCGAGAAGAATGTAGGTGAATATAGGATGCCCGCCGCTGTTGAGAGCGGGTTCCAACGCTTCGTCTTCATCATCCGGGGCGGTCGAGCCATCTTCCTGCATGGTTTGGCGTTCGGCTTCGTAAGCTTCGGACAGCAATTCGACGAACTCATCGAATATCCTGTCCGAATTGCCCCGCAAGAGCTTCAGAGCAACGCCGACCTTGGCGCGTGAACCAACAAACCATTCCGGCAGCCGGCTCGTCAGCCCCCGTCTGACCAAGGTCCTGGCGGCAGTGGGATCAAGGTGAAGAATGATGTTATCCGCATATTTGGTCTGGACTCTGCCAATGCTTTGAATGGCAGACCACGGCAGTATCTGGCCGGGGAAATTCGGCAAACGGATTCCGGCCGTCGACATGACGAGTCCCGGCTCCACGGAGAATAGCTTGGGCAGCAGCAGCAATGCTAGGATGCCAAAAAACGCTGCACCCGGCACCACGAAGAACCAAGCCACACGAGGGTCCTTATCCCCAGGTGGATGGAAGCCTAGCCAAATGATTCCTGCCGTGATGGCAACTATAACCAGGAAGATCAGGAGCAATTTACGTTTGTTGTAGGCATATTCCGATCTGCGCAATTCTTCAGACGTCATCCAAACTTCTCGCTAAAAAAGTATCGACTGCACCTTGTAGACAAGGCGATGACACTGGATCGAATTTATCTACCGGGAATAGCATTTTGCAAGATGGGTTTCGACATCCTCAACAAAATGAACGCATCATAATTCGATATGAAATACTTCAGGTCATCGTCACCCCAGACCATCAGCAGAGTCGCAAAAAGCAGGCGAGTATCGGAAGCTTATTTCTTGGTTATCAGGCGATGGATTGCGCGACATGACGACAGCCTCATCGAGTGAGCCAACCAGGCACGGCAGCGCCAGGATTTGTCGCGGCTGCTGGGACCAGATGCATGTGCCGATCCCGATCGGCGGTCCGCTTGCCCTGCCCTTCCGCGCCCTCGGCATCACGCGCAGCAAGATGAACCCGGATATCTGCACGATCTGCGAACGCTCCTTCCAGTACGTCAAGAAGCAGCGCCAGATCACCGTTGACGCCACCATCCTCTTTGCCGATATCAGGGGCTTCACGGATCTTTCGGAGCGCATCGAGGCGGTGCAGCTGAGCGAGATCGTCAGCCTGTTTCAGGATCGTTGCGCGCAAGCGATCTGGGCGCATGACGGCATCGTCAACAAGCAGATGGGCGACGGCCTGATGGCGATCTTCAATTTTCCGATCGTCAGAAAGGATCACGCCGGCGCCGCGATCCTGGCCGCGCAGGAGATCCAGCGAAACTGCGCCGCCGCGCTAAGCGGTCTGGTGCTCGAGGCATTACCCGGCCGCACCCTCGGCGTCGGCGTCGGCATCCATTCCGGTGAGGTCCAGATCGGCGAATTCTCAAGCTTTCGCAGCGATTTCACCGCCATCGGCGGCGTTGTCAATCAGGCCGCAAAGCTCGAATCCCAGGCCGCCGCCGGCGAGATCCTGATCTCCTCCGAAACAGCCGCGAAGGCCGCCGACCTTGCGGCAGGCGCCGAAACCCGCATGCTTGTGCTCAAGGGGATCGAGCAGCCGGTGCAGGCACGAGTGCTGGCCAAGCGCTGAGCTGCCAACCTCTTCCCAGCGTCTATCTGTCCTCAACGTGGCAGCCGCTGTTTCTCACGCTGTGGTTGCCGAACTCGTCAAATTGCAAGCCAATTAATCTTCCGGAAACGAACATGGCTTATCTCTATGCCATTGCTCCGCCCTGCAGGCTGCGCACCGCAGGATGAAGAAGGCTGGAGGTGCCGCCCCCCAACGCCGCCGTCGCGCCGCCGCTCAACAAAGCCTTGAACGACGACGCGGCCGGAACCTTCGCCCTGCGTCAGGTCTTCATGCCGGTCAGCTCAGGAAACGGGTAGTAGCGCAGCCGCTTGTCGCGGCAGCGATCGTCATTCACCGTCGCCCCTAATATTTTGCCATCCGTGAAGGAGACACCGAGGTAGGCCCAGTCTCCCCAGCCGCGCTTGGCCACCAAACGCACGCAGTAAGCATAGATCTTTTTCTCAGGTTCAAGCACCACCACGCTGGAAATGCGGGCCCATACGACTTCTCCTGCTTCGTGCCTGTAGCTTCTCTTGAACACGATGTTGATGAAATTCTGCCGGACGTCACTCGAGGGAGGACGCTGGGAATCCGCAACGGATTGCGACACCGGCGCATTGCAGCCGGCGAGAGCCAGCAGCGCGACGCAAACAAGGACTTTCATTTTCATTCAGCTGAATCCCTAAAAGAATCGGAGCGCAAATAAACGCTGCGTATTCCTACAAACACAGCGAGAATAATATTTGCAATACTTCATAGGAATATTGTTGCGACTGCAGGATGCCGGCCGCGTGACGTGGATATATCAGTGTCGGCACACCTACACTGAAGGGTTCACAACAGAGCTTCCGGCCCCGTCTTCATCTTCATCATCATTGATCGTAACGCCGGCTTCCAACGCGGCCAGGATGAAAGCCTGCCGCACCGTCTCGGCCGGCATCCGCCCGGCAAGCCAGGCGCGGCAAAAATCGATCGCCCTTTGCTGGTGGACGCCGCCATTGACCGGCCAGTCGGAGACGAGTGCATAAAGCGCATCCTGCGGTGAGCGCAGAACCAGCCGCTCGCCGGTATCAAGGTCGATCGAGATGGGGGTTTCCCAGAAGGCAGAATGGTCGCTAATGGCAGTTGCACCTAGAAGTGAAGTGACTGGGAAACTAACTGCGGGAGACCGATCTCGGTTCCAGTATTGGGCCGAATGATCGCCGCCGGACATCACGGGCGCCGGTAATCCATTCCAGGCTAAAGCAATGGCTGCCAGCAGCCACGCTGCGGCGCGTGCTTCGAGGCTTCGCCCTGGGGGCTGCGCACCTCAGCATGAGGGGCGTTGGAGCATGCCGTAGCCGATAGCCGGCGCTGGAGGATGCCGCGCCAACGCTCAAGAGAGCCTCACCCTGAGGCGCCCCGCAAGGGGCCTCGAAGGGCGGGGCGGGTGCGTCGGCTCGCAGCGCCATAAGTTTGTAAACTATTCCATCTTCCGAACACACAGTTCGTTTCCCTTTGGTACTCTTTCCCTCTTCCCTCCGCGCTGACTCTCCATATTCCCGCCATGGCCAGATCTCCGAAGAAATCCCCCGCCCAGAATGGCTTCGAGGAGGCCCCTCAATCGTCTTTTGAGGGCGCGCCGCTTTCCGGCTCGGTTTGCCGGCTTCGTAAGCGACCGTAACCAAATCGTCCTCAGCCTGTGTCAAGTCAGTCCGACCGGTGGTCCTGAGCTTCGCCACCTTTGCGACTGCGGCAGTGGCGCTAGTGGAGGTCCGCTCTTGACCACGAGCGACGACGGACGCCCGGCGGTCGTCGGAATTCACCTGGGCAATGGCGAACAAGGGAAACGCGCTTTCAGTGGAGATATCATCCGTCAGAGCGCGGCAGTCAAAGCTGCGGTCTTCCCACAATTGATATCCGGAGTTTGCACGATAGCCGGCACGCCTACCGCCCCGTTAGTTTCCGCGCTTGACCTCCGCGCACGGCCTCTACCTAAAAGCCCGACTGCTATGCAAAGGAGGCTCCGGTGTCGGTACCCATTGAGGACTACGCGCTCATCGGCGATTGCGAAACCGCCGCACTCGTCTCGAAGAACGGCTCGATCGACTGGCTCTGTTTTCCGCGCTTCGATTCCCCCGCCTGTTTTGCCGCCCTGCTCGGCGCCGAGGATAACGGCTTCTGGTCGCTGTCACCGTCAGGTGAAAATGTCCGCGTCACGCGCCGCTACCGCAACGACACGCTCATTCTCGAAACCGAGTTTCAGACCGAGACCGGCACCGCCGTTCTCATCGACTTCATGCCGCTTCGCGATGGCACGAGCGATCTGATGCGCATCGTCGAGGGCAAGAGCGGCACTGTCGCCTTCGATATGGAGCTCAACCTTCGCTTCGATTACGGCCGAACCGTTCCCTGGGTCACGCATGGCGAGGATGGCGGCATCACCGCCATTGCCGGCCCGGACAGGCTAACCATGAATTGCGCCGTCCCGCTCGAAGGCCGCGGCCTGAGCACGGTCGGCTCCTTCCAGGTTGCCGCTGGCGAGAGCCAGATCTTCACCCTGACCTGGTCCCCCTCGCATATGCCGCAGCCGGCTCAGCGGCAGGTGGAATATGCGCTGCCGGACACGGAGGAATTCTGGCAATCCTTTGCCGCGAAATGCCCGAAAGTGGGCCGGTGGACGGAACAGGTCAAACGCTCGCTCATCACGCTCAAGGCACTGACCTACATGCCGACGGGCGGCATAGTCGCCGCGGCGACAACCTCCCTGCCGGAAAAGATCGGCGGGCCGCGCAACTGGGACTACCGCTATTGCTGGCTGCGCGACGCGACGCTGACCCTGCTCGCCCTGATGAAACTCGGCTATTACGAGGAAGCCAGTGCCTGGCGCAGCTGGCTGCTGCGCGCGGTCGCCGGCGCCCCGGCGCAGATGCAGATCATGTATGGCGTCGCCGGCGAGCGCAATCTGCTGGAATGGCAGGTTCCCTGGCTGAGTGGCTACGAGGGCTCGACACCCGTACGCATCGGCAATGCCGCTGCCGAACAGGTGCAGCTCGATGTCTATGGCGAGGTGGCCGACGCCCTGCTGCAGGCCCGCAAGGGCGGGCTTCCGCCGCATCACCGCGGACGCGAACTGGCGGCGGCCATTCTGCCCTTTCTCGAAAAAATCTGGATGGAGCCCGATGAAGGCATCTGGGAGGTGCGCGGCCAGCGCCAGCATTTCACCTATTCGAAGGTCATGGCCTGGGTGGCCTTCGACCGCGCCGTCCAGATTGCCGAGGCGGACGGCGAGCCCGAGGCCGCCGTACGTTGGCGCACGCTCGCAGATCACATCCATGCCGAG from Rhizobium leguminosarum bv. trifolii WSM1325 encodes:
- a CDS encoding conserved hypothetical protein (KEGG: hypothetical protein); this encodes MSYHARKSGKRMGVAVGAAVMLLSLLQPAGAEELVNTGYFGDVAIKGYDPVAYFTENQAVEGSETYSHHWLGATWYFASARNRDLFKGDPSKYAPQYGGYCADGVSFGTVTTNIDPKAWRIIDGKLYLSYDPGAAEGMEKNPTKVTDSKKHWSEVQQTLISEKMHTVWQQPDTK
- a CDS encoding response regulator receiver protein (PFAM: response regulator receiver~SMART: response regulator receiver~KEGG: rec:RHECIAT_CH0002665 putative two-component response regulator protein); translated protein: MKVMIVEDENFIALELERIAQEAGHQTIGPVSTVEQALAHAKRSDVALVDLSLSDGLSGSQLARRLIDRHGVDVIFVTGSPENVGHGIEGALDVISKPFTDERIASALSRAEERRKNFDSSKAAF
- a CDS encoding conserved hypothetical protein (KEGG: pau:PA14_46540 hypothetical protein); translation: MDTDFRVTGGNAAALFALTIHRGDGMVLIGMDWKNGRPPADFVGFAIQYREPDTDFFKTVHNRIGFPGQLVPEDGIRTTEAPIQKFRWVHFPFNADLPGKFTYRVTPKFMDAAGALTSGEAQEAELALMRETIPGKLNVAFTRGFVSSQAFVRNFAAGGPIITLVPPDGDQGLDFVPTHADAERALAWMGFEARAETLDLLDRAHAAGAEVRAIAYDLNLPEVVTRLEALGPKLKIIIDDSASTKGHGRPNSPETRAAERLIASAGAANVKRQHMANLQHQESIAVSGGGISTVLYGSTNLSWRGLYVQSNNSLAVHSDKAIEDYFTAFESYFTAKRADHFRASPSSAGWIDLGLDGVDAKVAFSPHSDANGRLDEIGADIDTARSSVFFSLAFLGQMTKGAIGPALGRALERPDMHVMGIADAEVRAGNLGLTVLTPDNRRRVVRSAALTGNVPPPFVTEPSGLSGIDGKQRGTRMHHKFVVLDFDKPTARVYLGSYNFSEPADDENGENLVVVRDRTVATSYMIEALRMYDHYIFRVASEASNGPARPLELKHPPQPGGTPWFERDWTDPIRARDRELFARAE
- a CDS encoding Ankyrin (PFAM: Ankyrin~SMART: Ankyrin~KEGG: ankyrin repeat protein) — encoded protein: MNVFIATVAALVIGVIPSWAGPLHEAAKDGDIARVTQLLDHGSDLSELDEAGEPALIIASLAGHADVVVLLLDRGADIEVRNKGGLTALHAAAYGGNLEVVKRLVAEGADVNDRKNFYQMSPLHGAAEEGRTDVVAFLLTKSADVEATERNGYTPLTQAGWRAHWDTAKLLMEAGAVCQKAELVGEPLYKECTKRQ
- a CDS encoding protein of unknown function DUF899 thioredoxin family protein (PFAM: protein of unknown function DUF899 thioredoxin family protein~KEGG: rec:RHECIAT_CH0002667 hypothetical protein); translated protein: MTASAENGKSGQAMRKPPVVSPQTWEAARAQLLVKEKAETRARDALAAERRRMPWMAVEKAYAFEGPQGKVSLLDLFDNRHQLILYRAFYEPGVFGWPDHACRGCSMVADQVAHVAHLNARDTTLVFASRAPQADIARLKARMGWTMPWVTITDSFDKDFGVDEWHGTNVFYRDGERIFRTYFINNRGDEQMGGTWNYLDITPLGRQEVWEESPAGYPQTPTYKWWNWHDSYVPDAEPDKKWVEVSDAGEAAFRAESANEKP